In Morganella morganii, the following are encoded in one genomic region:
- the aroA gene encoding 3-phosphoshikimate 1-carboxyvinyltransferase encodes MDSLTLQPIARINGTINLPGSKSVSNRALLLAAQAAGTTRLINLLDSDDIRHMLSALRELGIRYQLSDDKTECIVEGQGKPISGFKGIDLFLGNAGTAMRPLTAALCLGDNDITLTGEPRMKERPIGHLTDALRQGGAQIDFPENDGYPPLRIRGGFTGGRISVDGSVSSQFLTALLMAAPPAENDTEITISGELVSKPYIDITLAMMSSFGITVVNEDYRRFLIKGKQQYQSPGEYLVEGDASSASYFLAAAAIKGGTVRVTGIGRNSLQGDTQFAAVLEKMGAKVTFADTYIECTRDTLHGIDMDMNAIPDAAMTIATTALFAEGTTTIRNIYNWRVKETDRLSAMAAELRKVGAQVEEGHDYIQVTPPAKLQHAEIETYNDHRIAMCFSLVALSDTPVTILDPGCTAKTFPGYFSELAALSE; translated from the coding sequence ATGGATTCCCTGACGTTACAACCGATCGCCCGCATTAACGGGACGATTAACCTGCCCGGCTCCAAGAGTGTCTCCAACCGGGCACTGCTGCTGGCGGCACAGGCTGCGGGCACAACACGCCTTATCAACCTGCTCGACAGCGATGATATCCGCCATATGCTCAGCGCACTGCGGGAACTGGGGATCCGTTATCAGCTTTCTGACGACAAAACCGAATGTATTGTGGAAGGTCAGGGCAAACCGATCAGCGGATTTAAAGGTATTGATCTGTTCCTCGGTAATGCCGGAACGGCAATGCGCCCGCTGACTGCGGCACTGTGTCTCGGGGATAATGACATTACCCTGACCGGCGAACCGCGTATGAAAGAGCGCCCGATTGGTCATCTGACCGATGCACTGCGTCAGGGCGGCGCACAGATTGATTTTCCGGAAAATGACGGTTATCCGCCGCTGCGGATCCGCGGTGGCTTTACCGGCGGCCGCATCAGTGTGGATGGTTCCGTATCCAGCCAGTTTCTGACCGCGCTGCTGATGGCAGCACCACCGGCGGAGAATGACACCGAAATCACTATCAGCGGTGAGCTGGTGTCCAAACCGTATATTGATATCACGCTGGCGATGATGTCCTCTTTTGGCATCACGGTGGTGAATGAAGATTACCGGCGTTTCCTGATCAAAGGAAAACAGCAGTATCAGTCCCCGGGTGAATATCTGGTGGAAGGGGATGCGTCATCCGCCTCCTATTTCCTCGCGGCGGCAGCCATTAAAGGCGGCACCGTGCGGGTTACCGGCATCGGGCGTAACAGTCTGCAGGGTGACACGCAATTTGCGGCAGTGCTGGAAAAAATGGGCGCGAAAGTGACATTTGCGGACACGTACATTGAATGTACCCGCGATACTCTGCACGGCATCGATATGGATATGAACGCCATCCCGGATGCGGCGATGACGATTGCCACCACCGCGCTGTTCGCCGAAGGGACAACCACTATCCGCAATATCTATAACTGGCGGGTGAAAGAGACAGACCGTCTCAGTGCAATGGCAGCTGAACTGCGTAAAGTCGGCGCACAGGTGGAAGAGGGGCATGATTACATTCAGGTCACCCCGCCGGCAAAACTGCAGCATGCGGAAATTGAAACCTATAACGATCACCGCATCGCCATGTGTTTCTCGCTGGTGGCACTGTCAGACACCCCGGTCACGATCCTCGATCCGGGCTGTACGGCAAAAACCTTCCCCGGCTACTTCAGTGAGCTGGCGGCACTGTCAGAATAA